The Halorhabdus rudnickae DNA segment TGCCTTGGAGAAATATACCTCGAACGAAATTGTCGACAAGAAAAAGGGGTCCGATAATTGTAGGGGCATCCGCGCTACTAGTGAACAAGTCTTCCAAGGGTCGGACCTGAGGATTCTAAATGTATTCAAGGAGTCAACGTATGGTTGGCAGGCTCACGTCGGGCTTAATTCTGCCGCAGGATACGTCAGAAAAAGAGGGGACAAATGGGTGGGAAAAGATTCCCTCAACTATACCACATTTAAAGCAGTCAATTCTACCAGTAAATTCGATTCTCCTGATCCTACGGAAGGATTCCGTGGATTCGAGCAACACGCTGGCTCTGATGGTGACCCCAAATTGCCCGCCTGGGTCGAACCAGCATTCGACATTGCAGGCTCTTCTGCAGTGAGTCTAGCCACGAGTAATCCGTGGACTGGAGTCGCTGCAGGTGCCTTGTTGGGCCTGAATAACTTGGCAGATTCCCTCCAGAAGGACGATGGGAAACACAGCATCGACAACGGTGTTAAGGTAACTCACACACAAAGATGACTTTTGGGGGTATCTTCCCAATGAGGCACAAACGTCCAAGATGGCGCACTATCAGCGATTTGCTTTGAGGACCGGTGATTCGCCGACGGCGGGTCACATTTCAATCGAAGGCACGTTCACCAACAAAGTCAATCACCTGGTTCCCGGGACCAAGGTCGGATTCGATGTCTCCCTCTGGCAAGAAGAAGGCGACGGGGGAGAAGTCACCACCGACAACAAGGACGCAGAAGGTACTCGAAGTGTTCACCCCGGAGATATAACGAAAGAAGAAAAGGAAAAGTACGGTGTCGTGTCGGTCTCTGACGGAGAAGTTCAGGATTCGGATGTGAGAACCACTGAGAGCCTGAACAAACAGGTACAGAAGATATCTGAATCGGTAGATGGGGAGGTCACCAAAGTCGCTCTCAACCCTCCGACTGTCATCAACGTGCACTGACCAGATACCAGCTTCGGAAGATAGATGGCTTGTTGAATGCAAGACAGCGCCAAGATGGAGTCAATTAGGTACAGCCTTCTTAAGCGAGCGGGGGCTTTCTGGTTCTATTAAACCCGGATCGCACTCACTCGCCACGTCGCAAACGTCCCAAACGCTCTCGGACACCCGATCGGCGGACTGTTTCGAGAGCGAGAAGACGTTCCTCTCGGTCACGGTCTTGAGGTCGTCGATCAGCCCGGTACGATCGTCCGAATCGCTCGCGTCCACGGTGAGGACGCGGTCGATCGTCCCGGCGAGCCCCCGCCGCGTCCTGCGTGGCCTCAGTCGGGCTGTCTTCGGCGACGTTCGCCCGCCCCCTCGGTGGCGAGAACCCCGACGCTGGCGGCCGGGTCCACGCGGTCGATCACTCGACGGGCGATTTCGATGCCGTCTGGGAGCGACGTCCGGTTGCTTGTCGGGAGGTTTTTGAGGTGGCGCGCCGCCAGCGAGACACTGTTGATCGGCACGAGCAACACCTCGGCATTCTGGCTGGCGAAGGCGACGAATAGGACTACGTCTCGCTCCTGGTAGGCCTCCCGCATGAGCTCCATGACGGTCCCCTTGGCCGCCCGAATCGCCGGACGCAGCGACGCAGTGGCGTCGAAGACGAAGACTACGAGCGCGGTCGCTTCCCCCGCGCGAACGGACTGTCGGAGGGCCTCGTGACTCGACGGTGGTTCGGCCATCCTTGGCGGCTTCCCGGACCGAGGCCGCTGCGTCGACCGAATTACCGGCATCGGCCGGTTCGGTCCGGACCCGGGGCCCACGGTTGTCCGGACTGGTCTCGGCAACGGCGCGATCCCGTTCGCCAGAGGTCGTCTCGGCTGACGCCTCCTTCTCAAATACGTCGAGTACAAGGCCCCAGAACGGGGTGTCGCAGTTGAACAGGTGGACCAGACCACACCAGTCCGCGGTGTTCGCACACCGACTGTGGCTTCACACATGAAGACAACCGTACCGGCGAGAAGTTCTAGTGTCTGAAGTGTGGGTACGAAATCAACGCCGACTACAACGGCGTGAACAACGTCGGTCTACGGTATATGGCGAAGCGACAGCATAGACTGCGTTCCTCGCCCACGTCGGGGAACGGAGACGTACTAGTAGATGTCCGTGAATGTGGAATGTTGAACGGCGACGGCTATCGGCCAACCGCCGAGGGTTGATTGCCGGAAGTCCACATCAAAACCACCGAAAGGCGAAGCCTTTCGAGGCCTCGATAGAGCGTCGCTCTCTCGGTAGTCTCTCCCCAAGGACCGAGCCGAGTAGCGGAAATCACTCGCCGAGTCGCTCCTCGACGTACTGAAACGCCGTCCCGGCCCGTTCGGCAGTGATTTCGTCGGTCTCGGAGTCGCCGACGAACAGCGTCTCGGCCGGATCGACGCCGAGCCGACTCACCACGGCCAACAGCGGCTCAGGTTGGGGCTTGTGGGGCGCCAAGGAATCCCGGCCGACGACCGCTTCAACTGCCTCGACCAGCCCGTGCCGTTCGAGGGCCATGCGGACCGCCGTCTCGGCGTTCAGCGAACAGACACCAACCGGGACGGACAGGGGGAGTTCGTCGGCCAGCGGGAGTCGTTCGGAGGTGTGAGCGCCCACTCGCTCGTGAGTCGCGACGAGTTCTTCAGCGACCTCACCCACGCCGGCGGCATCAGCACGCTTCAACAGGTTCCACAGCGTCGCCCCATCCGTCGCGACCCCGTGGTTCTCGAGGCGGTCGGCGACCTCGCGGGTCACCAGCGCCCAGTCGACATCGAGTTCGACGAGCGTCCCGTCGAGGTCGTACACCACCGCCTCGTAGGACTCGACCATGTGAAGACGTTTCCGCCCCCACAGCAAAGGCGCTTCGCACGCGGGTCGACGGGATCGAGACACGGACGGAACGAGGTCGGCCACCGCGACAACGGCGCCGGTCTCGAAGCGGTCGGCGGCGTCGAAACACCGATAAAACGTCATCGGCCGCCGCGATCACCGATCACTGGCCGAAGCGACGTTGGCGCTGCTGGTAGTCCCGGATCGCCCGCAGGTACTCGCGCTTGCGGACATCCCGCCAGTTGACGTCGGTGAAGTACAGTTCCGAGTACACCGACTGCCAGATCATGAAGTCCGAGAGCCGCTCGGCACCAGTCTTGATCACGAGATCGGGATCGGCCGGGAAGACGAGTCGACACTCGATCTCGGCCTCGTCGATGTCGTCCGGATCGAGTTCGCCGGCGTCGACCTCGCGTGCCAGCGCCTCGACGGCAGCGGCGAACTCGTGTTTGCCGCCGAGGCCGATCGAGACAGCGATCGGTGCCTCGACAGTCTGGTCGTCACCGGGACCACGGACGGCAACCGGCCGCGGCGCGTCGACGGATTCGAGTTCACGCCGCAGCGTCGGGACGGCATCCTCGTCGAGGACGCTGACGTACACAGTGAGTTTCTCGGCGCCGTATTCGAAAGCCCACTCGAAAACGGCTTCCAGCGTGTCGTAGGCACCCTGTTCGAGCAGGTCGCGTTCCGTGAGGACGATCGCGACTCGGTCGGGGGTGGCGGCGTCGCTGTAGCGGATCCGGGCGGCAAGGTAGCGGTCGTAGATGCCCACGGAGAGCGCTTGTGACCGGGCCGATAAGAAGGCCACGGGACGGGCGTGGGTCGGAACTGGTAAGTACCTCTCGGGGAAAACCGCCGACAGTGACCACCGCAGTCCGACGCTCGGGGGCGTTCGCGGCCGTCGCGGCCGGGACGGCCATCATGCCCGTCGCAGATAGCCTGGCCGATCGGGCCATCGCCACGATCGCGGCGACTGCCCCGTTCCTGTTGGTGGCGGCGGCCGCGCTTTGGGTCGTCGACTCGGGCATCCTCTTCGAACTGTTCGCCAGGCCCGGGGATCGCCGGGACGGACGCCTGTACGGACTCGCCGGCTTCGCACTCGCGATCGCCGCCCTCGGGCTACTGGCCTTCCAGTTCGACATGCCAGTCGTCGTTCCCGTGGCCGCCGCGCTCGTCCTGGGCGTGGGGAACCTCGCCACCCACGTCGCACGGAACCTCGGCGCCGATCCGTTCGGTGCGACGGCGGGATTCGTCACCGGCGGTGCCGTCGCTGGCGTCGCTGGGTTGCTGGCGAGTAGTGCCATCGTCGGGTCGGGCCTTCACCTTCCAGAGACGGTCTTTCTCGCCGTCAGCGCGGCTCTACTGGGCGCCCTCCTCCGATCGGTGCTATTCGAGCGGGACGATCCGCTGGTTCTCATCTCGATCGGCCTGCTGCTGTGGCTGTTCTCGGATCTCGCGATCTCGGTGACGACGTTCGGCATCACGGTCGCGCTGGCGATCACGGCCGCGCTCGGGTACGTCTCCTATGCACTGGAGACTGCCTCGCTCCCAGGCATGCTGACAGGCGTGTTGCTCAGCCTGCTGACGATCGTCGTGGGGGACTACGGCTGGTTCGCCATGCTGATAACCTTCTTCGGCGGCGGCGGGTTGGCGAGCAAATTTAGATACGACGAGAAGGTCCAACGC contains these protein-coding regions:
- a CDS encoding HAD family hydrolase, whose amino-acid sequence is MVESYEAVVYDLDGTLVELDVDWALVTREVADRLENHGVATDGATLWNLLKRADAAGVGEVAEELVATHERVGAHTSERLPLADELPLSVPVGVCSLNAETAVRMALERHGLVEAVEAVVGRDSLAPHKPQPEPLLAVVSRLGVDPAETLFVGDSETDEITAERAGTAFQYVEERLGE
- a CDS encoding undecaprenyl diphosphate synthase family protein — translated: MGIYDRYLAARIRYSDAATPDRVAIVLTERDLLEQGAYDTLEAVFEWAFEYGAEKLTVYVSVLDEDAVPTLRRELESVDAPRPVAVRGPGDDQTVEAPIAVSIGLGGKHEFAAAVEALAREVDAGELDPDDIDEAEIECRLVFPADPDLVIKTGAERLSDFMIWQSVYSELYFTDVNWRDVRKREYLRAIRDYQQRQRRFGQ
- a CDS encoding DUF92 domain-containing protein, whose amino-acid sequence is MTTAVRRSGAFAAVAAGTAIMPVADSLADRAIATIAATAPFLLVAAAALWVVDSGILFELFARPGDRRDGRLYGLAGFALAIAALGLLAFQFDMPVVVPVAAALVLGVGNLATHVARNLGADPFGATAGFVTGGAVAGVAGLLASSAIVGSGLHLPETVFLAVSAALLGALLRSVLFERDDPLVLISIGLLLWLFSDLAISVTTFGITVALAITAALGYVSYALETASLPGMLTGVLLSLLTIVVGDYGWFAMLITFFGGGGLASKFRYDEKVQRGIAQENEGARGSGNVLANSLVALVAVLAAAASPQLTGLPPRVFLFVFAGSVAAAMSDTLSSEFGGLYDAPRLITSFERVEPGTDGAITWQGELAGISGAAIIAIIAAVAFETIGPAGAVAIVCSGILGMTADSLLGATLEGRWLSNQGVNFLATLVAGLVGGLFVLAGLVA